In Salinibacterium sp. dk2585, a single window of DNA contains:
- a CDS encoding hemolysin family protein — MTAAFVIAAILLIAFGGLLAAIDSALGVLSRNDLQELAQRSRSRDAILALAADVGAHVNVVNFVRVVAETTAAVLVTMSFATLFEEWWWALLCSALVMIVASFVLVGSSPRSVGREHAAPIIQLTAGLVHALRVLLGPLAAALVAVGNRVTPGRPRTVTFSSEQQLLSMVDEATELEVLEEQDRELIHSIFEFNQTVVREVMVPRTDMVTIDGTASIGEALALFFGKGVSRIPVTGEDIDEVLGVLYLRDVARLTHEQPRGHESLTVAEVARPALFVPESKNVDDLLRQMQLESNHLAMVVDEYGGIAGLVSLEDLIEELVGDISDEYDRTLRDVKDLGEGRYRVSARLAVDELGELFGFDLDDDDVDSVGGLLTKGLGRIPESGDTASVSGLLLTADRTEGRRRRLATVIVERDQSLAPEADDDDEREDES, encoded by the coding sequence GTGACCGCGGCGTTCGTCATTGCGGCCATCCTGCTCATCGCGTTCGGTGGTCTCCTGGCCGCCATAGACTCCGCGCTCGGCGTGCTCTCGCGCAACGACCTGCAAGAGCTCGCCCAGCGCTCGCGCAGCAGAGACGCGATCCTCGCACTTGCAGCGGATGTGGGCGCCCACGTCAACGTCGTCAACTTCGTGCGAGTCGTGGCGGAGACGACCGCGGCCGTGCTCGTCACCATGAGTTTCGCGACGCTCTTCGAGGAGTGGTGGTGGGCCCTCCTGTGCTCCGCGCTCGTCATGATTGTGGCGTCCTTCGTTCTCGTCGGATCGAGCCCGCGCTCGGTCGGGCGGGAGCATGCGGCCCCGATCATCCAGTTGACCGCGGGACTCGTCCACGCGCTTCGGGTGCTGCTCGGACCCCTCGCGGCCGCCCTCGTGGCGGTCGGCAATCGAGTGACCCCCGGCCGGCCGCGCACGGTGACCTTCAGTTCCGAGCAGCAGCTGCTCAGCATGGTTGACGAGGCGACCGAGCTCGAGGTGCTTGAGGAACAGGACCGCGAACTCATCCATTCGATCTTCGAGTTCAACCAGACGGTTGTGCGTGAGGTCATGGTGCCGCGCACCGACATGGTGACGATCGACGGCACAGCAAGCATCGGTGAGGCGCTTGCGCTGTTCTTCGGAAAGGGTGTCTCGCGCATCCCTGTGACCGGTGAGGATATCGACGAGGTGCTCGGTGTGCTCTACCTGCGTGACGTTGCCCGGCTCACTCACGAACAGCCGCGTGGCCACGAGAGTTTGACGGTTGCCGAGGTCGCCCGCCCGGCGCTCTTCGTGCCGGAGTCCAAGAACGTCGATGACCTCCTTCGCCAGATGCAGCTCGAGTCAAACCACCTTGCGATGGTGGTGGATGAGTACGGCGGAATCGCTGGTCTCGTCTCGCTTGAGGATCTCATCGAGGAACTCGTGGGGGATATCTCCGACGAGTACGACCGCACGCTGAGGGACGTCAAGGACCTCGGCGAGGGGCGATACCGTGTCTCGGCACGCCTCGCGGTCGATGAGCTCGGGGAGCTGTTCGGTTTCGACCTCGACGATGACGATGTCGACTCGGTGGGTGGCCTCCTCACCAAGGGACTCGGCCGCATCCCGGAGAGCGGCGACACCGCGAGCGTCTCGGGGCTGCTGCTCACGGCCGACCGCACTGAGGGCAGGCGCCGACGCCTCGCCACGGTCATTGTGGAACGAGACCAGAGCCTCGCACCCGAGGCCGACGACGACGATGAGAGAGAAGACGAGTCATGA
- a CDS encoding PhoH family protein: MVRLLGPNDRLLRTIEAQHPLVEVHVRGNEVTLEGPDDDVRAARSLVDELVALIRDDVELSASDVTEAARIIADDSGARASDVLGQVILTSRGKSIRPKTMGQRAYVDAIDDHTVVFGIGPAGTGKTYLAMAKAVQALQRKEVERIILTRPAVEAGERLGFLPGTLTDKIDPYLRPLYDALNEMMDPEVVVKLLAIGTIEVAPLAYMRGRTLNNSFVILDEAQNTTPEQMKMFLTRLGFGSKMVVTGDITQMDLPTGASGLKLVTRVLDSIDEIHFAELTSDDVVRHSLVGRIVDAYTRYDAEKQRDDYERRGRSR, encoded by the coding sequence ATGGTGCGGCTGCTGGGCCCCAACGACCGCCTGCTGCGCACGATCGAGGCGCAGCATCCACTCGTCGAGGTGCACGTGAGGGGCAACGAGGTCACCCTCGAAGGCCCCGATGACGACGTGAGGGCTGCGCGATCGCTCGTCGACGAACTGGTAGCCCTCATTCGCGACGACGTCGAGCTCAGCGCGAGCGACGTCACCGAGGCAGCCCGGATCATCGCGGATGACTCGGGCGCACGGGCGTCGGATGTGCTCGGCCAGGTCATCCTCACGAGCCGTGGCAAGAGCATCCGCCCGAAGACCATGGGACAGCGCGCCTACGTTGATGCGATCGATGACCACACGGTCGTCTTCGGGATCGGTCCCGCGGGAACCGGAAAGACCTACCTCGCGATGGCCAAGGCGGTGCAGGCGTTGCAGCGCAAGGAGGTCGAGCGCATCATCCTGACGCGGCCGGCGGTCGAGGCGGGGGAGCGCCTCGGGTTCCTTCCCGGCACCCTCACCGACAAGATCGACCCCTACCTGCGGCCTCTCTACGACGCGCTCAACGAGATGATGGACCCCGAGGTCGTCGTCAAGCTTCTCGCGATCGGCACGATCGAGGTCGCGCCGCTCGCCTACATGCGAGGTCGCACCCTCAACAACTCCTTCGTGATCCTCGACGAGGCGCAGAACACGACGCCCGAGCAGATGAAGATGTTCCTCACACGGCTCGGCTTCGGCTCCAAGATGGTTGTCACGGGCGACATCACGCAGATGGACCTGCCGACGGGCGCGAGCGGTCTCAAGCTTGTGACCCGCGTGCTCGATTCGATCGATGAGATCCACTTCGCGGAGCTCACGAGCGACGACGTCGTGCGTCACAGCCTCGTCGGACGCATCGTCGACGCCTACACGCGCTACGACGCCGAGAAGCAGCGCGATGATTACGAGAGACGGGGGCGCTCCAGGTGA
- the dnaJ gene encoding molecular chaperone DnaJ, producing MADHYEVLGVDRSATPEEIKKAYRRLARELHPDVNPGADAADRFKDVTHAYDVLSDPKRKQEYDLGDQAGFGAGFGGGFGDIFETFFGGGGGTRPPRSRTERGQDALLRVEVELADVIFGTSREVEVDTAVVCKTCGGSCCAPGTDLQTCDICGGSGLIQRSVRSLLGNVMTSSPCGTCRGYGTVIPHPCQTCSGQGRVRARRKIPVDIPAGVDTGLRLQMPGQGEVGQGGGPSGDLYLEIKVRHHDVFSRNGDDLLATLEVQMTDAVLGTRAVFESLDGPVEVEIKPGTQSAEVITVKDRGITHLRGSGRGDLKIGVQVLTPTKLNGKAKDLIQELARVQNAVPPHLSHFQQGLFQKLRDRFLNI from the coding sequence TTGGCTGACCATTACGAGGTGCTCGGCGTCGACCGCAGCGCGACGCCGGAAGAGATCAAGAAGGCGTACCGCCGCCTCGCGCGCGAACTGCACCCCGACGTGAACCCGGGAGCCGATGCAGCCGACCGCTTCAAGGACGTGACCCACGCCTACGACGTGCTGTCGGATCCCAAGCGCAAGCAGGAATATGACCTGGGCGACCAGGCTGGCTTCGGCGCCGGTTTCGGGGGCGGCTTCGGTGACATCTTCGAGACCTTCTTCGGTGGCGGGGGCGGCACTCGTCCGCCCCGGTCGCGCACAGAGCGTGGCCAGGACGCCCTGCTGCGCGTCGAGGTCGAGCTCGCGGATGTCATCTTCGGCACGTCCCGTGAGGTCGAGGTCGACACGGCTGTCGTGTGCAAGACGTGTGGCGGCTCCTGCTGTGCGCCCGGCACCGACCTCCAGACCTGCGACATCTGTGGCGGATCGGGACTCATCCAGCGCTCCGTGCGCAGCCTGCTGGGCAACGTCATGACCTCGAGCCCGTGTGGCACCTGCCGCGGCTACGGCACGGTCATCCCGCACCCGTGCCAGACCTGCTCAGGCCAGGGTCGCGTGCGCGCGCGGCGCAAGATTCCCGTCGACATCCCGGCCGGGGTTGACACGGGCCTCCGCCTGCAGATGCCCGGCCAGGGTGAGGTCGGCCAGGGTGGCGGGCCGAGCGGTGACCTCTACCTCGAGATCAAGGTGCGGCACCACGACGTCTTCAGTCGCAACGGCGACGACCTGCTCGCAACGCTCGAGGTGCAGATGACGGATGCCGTGCTCGGCACGCGCGCCGTCTTCGAGTCCCTCGACGGCCCGGTCGAGGTGGAGATCAAGCCCGGCACGCAAAGCGCCGAGGTCATCACGGTCAAGGACCGTGGTATCACACACCTTCGCGGCTCAGGCCGCGGCGACCTCAAGATCGGGGTGCAGGTGCTGACGCCGACGAAGCTCAACGGCAAGGCGAAGGACCTCATCCAGGAACTGGCACGAGTGCAGAATGCGGTGCCTCCGCACCTCTCGCATTTCCAGCAGGGACTCTTCCAGAAGCTTCGCGACCGCTTCCTCAACATCTAG
- a CDS encoding 16S rRNA (uracil(1498)-N(3))-methyltransferase: MAHFYLADGLSDTAPGSLVTIEGAEAKHAVSVSRVRVGEVLSIGNGEGLVATGTVEEAAPTRLSIRADEVVRHPPPSARITLVQALAKGGRDESAVQASTELGVDAVVPWAASRSVVKWDANKRDKGRERWRAIVREATKQSMRPYLPQVHEPVTTKEIARLAESALVLVLEPTAQTPLTSVEASGRDIVLVVGPEGGIAPEELDMLAAAGCVPVRLGSSVLRTSTAGPAALAVLSALTERW; this comes from the coding sequence ATGGCGCACTTCTATCTCGCGGACGGCCTCAGCGACACCGCGCCGGGGTCGCTGGTGACGATCGAGGGTGCCGAGGCGAAGCACGCCGTTTCGGTGAGCCGGGTGCGCGTGGGCGAGGTGCTGTCGATCGGCAACGGGGAGGGCCTCGTCGCGACGGGAACCGTCGAGGAGGCCGCGCCCACACGGCTGAGCATCCGGGCCGACGAGGTCGTGAGGCATCCGCCGCCTTCCGCTCGGATCACGCTCGTGCAGGCGCTGGCGAAGGGCGGGCGCGACGAGTCGGCCGTGCAGGCATCGACAGAGCTCGGCGTCGATGCGGTCGTGCCCTGGGCGGCCAGCAGGTCGGTCGTGAAGTGGGACGCCAACAAGCGGGACAAGGGGCGGGAACGCTGGCGCGCGATCGTGCGTGAGGCCACGAAGCAGTCGATGAGGCCGTATCTGCCGCAGGTGCATGAGCCCGTGACCACGAAGGAGATCGCTCGACTCGCCGAGTCGGCACTCGTGCTCGTGCTCGAGCCGACGGCGCAGACCCCGCTGACCTCGGTGGAGGCATCTGGAAGGGACATCGTGCTCGTCGTCGGTCCCGAGGGCGGCATTGCGCCGGAGGAACTCGACATGCTCGCCGCCGCTGGCTGTGTGCCCGTGAGGCTCGGCAGCAGTGTCTTGCGCACGAGCACTGCGGGCCCGGCGGCACTTGCCGTGCTCAGCGCACTCACGGAACGCTGGTAG
- the ybeY gene encoding rRNA maturation RNase YbeY has protein sequence MSIEINNESVVEVDEAALQRLATYALDELHVHPDAELSIVLVDEAAMEQLHVQWMDEPGPTDVLSFPMDELRPGTEDAITPAGLLGDVVLCPQVAQAQAETAGHSLGDELLMLTTHGILHLLGFDHAEPEEEREMFGLQRDILVGFTMQERRRR, from the coding sequence GTGAGCATCGAGATCAACAACGAGTCGGTTGTGGAGGTCGACGAGGCCGCGCTGCAGCGGCTCGCGACCTATGCGCTCGACGAGCTTCACGTGCATCCAGACGCGGAACTCTCGATCGTGCTGGTCGACGAGGCAGCCATGGAGCAGCTCCACGTGCAGTGGATGGACGAGCCGGGTCCGACCGACGTGCTCAGCTTCCCCATGGACGAACTGCGGCCCGGTACTGAGGATGCGATCACCCCAGCCGGCCTGCTGGGCGATGTCGTGCTCTGCCCCCAGGTGGCACAGGCACAGGCGGAGACCGCCGGCCACAGCCTCGGCGACGAACTCCTCATGCTGACGACGCACGGCATCCTGCACCTCCTCGGCTTCGACCACGCCGAGCCTGAGGAGGAGCGCGAGATGTTCGGGCTGCAGCGCGACATCCTCGTGGGCTTCACCATGCAGGAGCGTCGACGACGGTGA
- a CDS encoding histidine triad nucleotide-binding protein, producing MPGQDEVSIFTRIINREIPAEILFESDAVIAIRDIAPQAPVHLLVIPKTPKYRDVVELAEADPSLLAEMVATAKKLAEEHCGGEFRLVFNTGTAAGQTVFHVHAHVLGGRLTEETIGD from the coding sequence ATGCCAGGCCAAGACGAAGTCTCGATCTTCACGCGAATCATCAACAGGGAGATCCCCGCAGAGATCCTGTTCGAGAGCGACGCGGTCATCGCCATCCGTGACATCGCGCCGCAGGCGCCCGTGCACCTCCTCGTGATTCCCAAGACGCCGAAGTACCGCGACGTCGTCGAGCTGGCGGAGGCCGACCCCAGCCTCCTGGCGGAGATGGTGGCGACCGCGAAGAAGCTGGCAGAGGAGCACTGCGGCGGTGAGTTCCGGCTCGTGTTCAACACCGGCACGGCGGCAGGCCAGACCGTATTCCACGTGCACGCCCACGTTCTCGGGGGCCGCCTGACAGAAGAGACCATTGGTGACTGA